Within the Pseudomonadota bacterium genome, the region CCGTGGGTGAAGAACCGCCGGCCCGGAAATGCCAGGATCAGGGTGGTCAGCAGAGCCTGGATCGCCCAGTTCAGCGGCTGTCCCAAGGTGTTCTCGACGAACGCGGCAACGCCCGGCACCGCATGGGCGCCCATTTCGAGCACGACGACGGGCAGGGCCAACACGGCCGCCAAGAAGACCTCGCGCTGCAGTTCACGCGTCTCGGCGTGTTGGCGCTTCGCGTGGCTCAGCCCGGTCTCGTGGCTGGCGACGTGCGCGGGGTAGCCCGCATCGACAACAGCGTTGATCAGCGCCTGGGGGTCAACCGTGTCGCCGAGCACTTGCACAGTGGCGCGTTCGGTGGCGAGGTTGACCGAGGCGTTGACGACCCGGGGTACTGCCTCCAGTGCCGATTCGACCCGGGCCACACAGGAGGCGCAGCTCAGCGTGCTCAGCGCCAGCTCGACGGTCCGATGCCGCGGCGGGTAGCCCGCCGCCGTCAACGCCGCCGAGGCGTTGGCCAGGGCCGCGTTGGAGCTGACGGTCAGGGACGCTGTTTCCGTCGCGAGGTTCACGGTGGCATCGCGAACGCCGTCGACGTCGCCGAGCACACGTTCCACGCGACCCACGCAGCCGCCGCACGACAGGCCTTGTATGCCAAGCTGAATGTCCATCTGTGTGCTCATGAAGCCAGGTCGTGTGGATGCCCTCGACCTTATAATGCTTCCAGTCACTGGAAGCTCAAGGGGGCGGCACCGCATTTTCCTGCTGTTAGGACCTCACAGGTGGCATTCGACAGGGGTTCGATCGCCATGCGACCGCGCCGTCTGGGCCACGTATCCCCCTTCGCGGCTGTTCGGCCGGCCGCTGATACGGGTCTTCAAGCGGGCTCCGCCGCCCGATCGCGCAGTTGACCTCGCCAAAACGCCACCACCTCGGGTGCAGCGGAATGCGGAACCCGACCGACGGACCGACAGTCGTCTCCGTGGACTGTGGCGGTCTGTTGTGGCTCGCCGGCGCTGGACAGGCCGACGTGGCACGAATCACGGGTACAGTGGTGAACTGAGGCGGAAGAACGGCAGTGTCTGATGAAGCGAAATCAAACGATCCGAGCTCTGGTTGGTGCGTCGGTGTTCTCGTTGTCCGTGGCGGCGCACGCGCATTCGCCACTCCAATCCACGGTGCCGCCCGAAGGGGCGACGCTCGATACTGCTCCGAAGGTCATCACACTGAGCTTCACACGGGACTTCCGCGTGACACGCGTCACCGCGACACGTGTCAGCGAGCAACCCGTCGTGCTGAATACCGGCCACATCACGGCATTCACACGGTCTGTCGACGTGCCACTGGAGTCCACGGGCGTCGGAGACTACCGGATCGAGTGGCGTGGTCTCAGCGGTGACGGCCATGTCCAGACGGGCGCGTTCACGTTCACCGTGAGGTGATACAGGCGCGGCTCAACCGCACTCACGCGAATTCAGCGCAATGTACCGAGAGCGGAGAGCAAACACGTGACTCGGGCTGCGCACCGGGACAGCTGTTCCGGGGCACGAAAGCGCACACCCCACCGCTCAACCGCGTCGGTGTGTTGAAGCGGATGCGCCCGCAAACCCGTTGGCGCCCGCGCGGGTGTGCAGTGGTGTGTGCCCGTGCTCAGCGATCGTCGGTGGAGCCGCCCGCGCCGTCCTGGGCCGCCTGCGCGCCGGCGGCGGCAATGGCTGTTTTCTGCTCCTCGCTCAGCGTGTCCTTGTCCTCGAGACTCGGTATGGCCACCCGCACCTCGCGCCGCGCAAAGTCGATTCCGGCGGCGTCGAACTCGGCTTTGACACGGTTGTAGATCTCCTTGCGAATCATGAACTGCTTGCCGGGTTTGGCCATGTACTTGCCACGCACCACGATACCGACATCGTCGATGCCGAAGACGCCCTGCGACTTGAAGGGCTGCAGGAAGTCCTGTCCGAGGGTCTCGTGTTCGAGCATCTCCTGGCCAATGCGCTTGAAGATCTTCTTGACCTTGTTCGGGTCGGTGTCGAACGGCACGGTGAACTTGAGCTTCATGATCACCCAGTCGCGCGAGTAGTTCGTGAGTTTCGGGATTTCGCCGTACGGAATCGTGTGAATCGGCCCCTTGTGGTGGCGAAGCTGCATGGAGCGGATCGAAATCCGCTCCACTGTGCCCATGGTGCCCTCGACTTCGACGTACTCGCCGGTGCGAAAGGCGTCGTCAACCAAAAAGAAGATGCCCGAGACCACGTCGGTGACGAGCTTCTGGGCGCCGAAGCCGATAGCCAGACCGACAATACCGGCACCGGCCAGGAGCGGCGTGGTGTCGATGCCGACGTTGCTCAGGCCGAGCAGCACGAAGAGCACAACGATCGCCACGCGCGCCACGGCGAGCACCAGCGGCAGCACGGTGGACAGACGCGACCCGCCCGAGCCACCGCCGTCGCCGCCGAAGTCGGCGTTGTCCGGGTCGTAGCCGGAGGCCGTGATCTCCGCAGCCAGCTTCTGGTTGATGTAGAGCGAGACCACCTCGTAGATCAGGTAGCCGACGGAGAG harbors:
- a CDS encoding copper resistance CopC family protein, with protein sequence MKRNQTIRALVGASVFSLSVAAHAHSPLQSTVPPEGATLDTAPKVITLSFTRDFRVTRVTATRVSEQPVVLNTGHITAFTRSVDVPLESTGVGDYRIEWRGLSGDGHVQTGAFTFTVR